The DNA window AGGAAAAAGGTATGAGTTTGCTTCCGGTCATCGTGATTTTCGGGCTGTCGTTCCCCCCGGTATTTTTTTTGCTGCTGGTCTCGCTGGCGGTTTTTTTTGTGCTGCGCCGCGTGCTGCAGCCAACGGGGATCTATGATGTTGTCTGG is part of the Gibbsiella quercinecans genome and encodes:
- the aaeX gene encoding p-hydroxybenzoic acid efflux pump operon protein AaeX, with translation MSLLPVIVIFGLSFPPVFFLLLVSLAVFFVLRRVLQPTGIYDVVWHPALFNTALFCCLFYLISCLFF